The following are encoded together in the Bradymonas sediminis genome:
- a CDS encoding DUF4241 domain-containing protein, which yields MRRRNAGMLELPTGELVACDPLTFLDTEPFDIAIEPGRYPVLLFVAELRDESRLAYAMLEVSRERTVRWKRADVQEDDVRRTLFDPPDGGYPVDSSVGSFMDAHTAGVLMNYTPLLEDDEFPRAIHGEMRRQQRQGFAWANLDIRQSLGIHSGQTLNLITFETGFGPGLYETWVGLDEKGRVTRVVSDFQVLDLHFRSFPM from the coding sequence ATGCGACGTCGTAACGCAGGTATGCTCGAGCTCCCGACCGGAGAGCTCGTCGCCTGTGACCCGCTCACATTTCTTGACACCGAGCCCTTCGACATCGCGATCGAGCCGGGCCGCTATCCCGTATTGCTATTCGTCGCCGAGCTGCGCGACGAGAGCCGGCTCGCCTACGCCATGTTGGAGGTGAGCCGGGAGAGGACCGTTCGCTGGAAGCGCGCCGATGTGCAAGAAGACGACGTGCGCCGCACGCTCTTCGACCCGCCCGATGGCGGCTATCCGGTCGACTCCTCGGTCGGCTCGTTTATGGACGCCCATACCGCGGGCGTCTTGATGAATTACACGCCGCTATTGGAAGACGATGAGTTTCCGCGCGCAATCCACGGCGAGATGCGGCGCCAGCAGCGCCAGGGCTTTGCCTGGGCAAACCTCGATATTCGCCAGAGCCTGGGCATTCATAGCGGTCAGACCCTGAACCTCATCACCTTTGAGACGGGCTTTGGCCCCGGCCTCTACGAGACCTGGGTGGGGCTCGACGAAAAAGGCCGAGTCACCCGGGTCGTCAGTGACTTCCAGGTGCTCGACCTTCATTTTCGCAGCTTCCCGATGTGA